One Vespa crabro chromosome 1, iyVesCrab1.2, whole genome shotgun sequence genomic region harbors:
- the LOC124422571 gene encoding uncharacterized protein LOC124422571 yields the protein MHVRVLIGSIVLTLSIVFSASNAYEAEGRSWNYVPNTQYHIQTDEGPERYFRFQTLNGQFRKEKRLADGTVIGTEAWLDPLGYLRYKDYIADHQGYRILKSKMTYVGKDTPIHEALIRTKDAPAQSGVLVKTRKPPNPFRKPNRNVDVSPLSRNDIRTGYYTPTTIRPITISPYLSQSSNDYYPNRANYVPPIVGSQNSNDYSRANSLYYGENSVQPIQALQSPVSSSDTFYRLSSPSQMSQSQLADDILPHNEVHTTANGFEYYLRRQYHEEEREPNGESIGSFGYIDPFGIRRVIYYKTDPQTNGFVHKKNNRYVGFAAKPYDPSPPDLSRTNRMSS from the exons ATGCATGTCCGTGTGTTAATCGGATCGATCGTCTTAACG cTTTCGATTGTTTTCTCGGCATCAAATGCTTACGAAGCCGAAGGAAGAAGCTGGAATTATGTTCCAAATACACAATACCATATACAGACTGATGAAGGTCCGGAACGATACTTTCGCTTTCAGACGTTGAACGGTcagtttcgaaaagaaaaaagattggcCGATGGCACGGTCATTGGTACGGAGGCCTGGCTCGATCCTCTTGGATATTTGCGTTATAAGGATTATATTGCTGACCATCAAGGCTATCGAATTCTAAA GTCGAAGATGACATATGTTGGGAAGGATACCCCGATTCATGAAGCTCTAATAAGAACCAAGGATGCACCAGCACAAAGTGGAGTTTTAGTAAAGACAAGAAAACCACCAAATCCGTTCAG GAAACCGAACAGGAATGTAGATGTCAGTCCTTTGTCCAGGAACGATATTAGGACTGGTTATTACACTCCAACGACTATCAGGCCGATTACGATCTCACCATATTTGTCACAGTCCAGCAACGATTATTATCCGAACCGAGCAAATTACGTACCACCGATCGTTGGATCGCAAAATTCGAATGATTACTCGCGAGCTAATAGTCTTTATTACGGAGAGAATTCGGTACAACCTATTCAAGCTCTTCAATCACCTGTTTCAAGTAGCGATACGTTTTACAGATTGTCGAGCCCGTCTCAAATGTCTCAAAGTCAGCTGGCCGATGATATTCTACCACATAACGAAGTTCATACTACTGCTAATGGTTTCGAATATTATCTTAGACGTCAATATCACGAGGAAGAACGTGAACCTAATGGAGAAAGTATTGGTTCTTTCGGTTATATCGATCCTTTTGGTATCAGAAGAGTCATATATTACAAGACGGATCCACAAACTAATGGATttgttcataaaaaaaataatagatacgtTGGCTTTGCAGCAAAACCATACGATCCATCGCCACCTGATCTCTCTCGAACGAATAGAATGTCTTCCtaa
- the LOC124422578 gene encoding endocuticle structural glycoprotein SgAbd-8 isoform X2, with product MKRLILVVILGLAVAQDPNYRSNYQDDERQNAATDGRRGTTTTPIPILHWNKQQEHDGTYKTSYETGNNIIAEESGYIKTVGEGAEQGEALVQQGSYSYMSPEGQLITIHYTADETGFHASGDHIPTPPPVSEEIQKGLDLIFAGIRQQEEAEAREAASKNQQQPLSQQIDRRDDYDKKFRQ from the exons ATGAAACGTCTG ATACTAGTCGTGATCTTGGGTTTAGCAGTAGCCCAAGATCCAAATTATCGCAGCAATTACCAAGACGATGAACGACAGAATGCTGCTACCGATGGAAGACGAGGTACAACGACAACGCCAATTcctattttacattggaacaAACAGCAGGAACATGATGGAACTTACAAGACCAG TTACGAAACCGGGAATAATATCATTGCCGAGGAGAGCGGTTACATCAAAACAGTTGGTGAAGGTGCGGAGCAAGGTGAGGCATTGGTACAACAAGGGAGTTATTCCTACATGAGTCCGGAGGGGCAGTTGATCACCATTCATTATACCGCGGACGAGACGGGCTTTCACGCGTCCGGCGATCATATTCCCACGCCACCACCAGTCAGTGAAGAGATTCAGAAAGGCCTCGACCTCATCTTCGCAGGCATTCGACAACAGGAG GAAGCCGAAGCGCGAGAGGCTGCCTCGAAGAACCAACAGCAACCATTGAGTCAACAAATCGATAGGAGGGACGATTACGATAAAAAGTTCCGACAATAA
- the LOC124422578 gene encoding pupal cuticle protein isoform X1 produces the protein MKRLILVVILGLAVAQDPNYRSNYQDDERQNAATDGRRGTTTTPIPILHWNKQQEHDGTYKTSYETGNNIIAEESGYIKTVGEGAEQGEALVQQGSYSYMSPEGQLITIHYTADETGFHASGDHIPTPPPVSEEIQKGLDLIFAGIRQQEVHIYHLYTYMLPTIFYFLSSPSIYLYLYLFFLSLSLSLSLSLSLLFTYPVSSRNILLPIPFHLYRSGRTNSCENNIFDVSFLFRYLDLSA, from the exons ATGAAACGTCTG ATACTAGTCGTGATCTTGGGTTTAGCAGTAGCCCAAGATCCAAATTATCGCAGCAATTACCAAGACGATGAACGACAGAATGCTGCTACCGATGGAAGACGAGGTACAACGACAACGCCAATTcctattttacattggaacaAACAGCAGGAACATGATGGAACTTACAAGACCAG TTACGAAACCGGGAATAATATCATTGCCGAGGAGAGCGGTTACATCAAAACAGTTGGTGAAGGTGCGGAGCAAGGTGAGGCATTGGTACAACAAGGGAGTTATTCCTACATGAGTCCGGAGGGGCAGTTGATCACCATTCATTATACCGCGGACGAGACGGGCTTTCACGCGTCCGGCGATCATATTCCCACGCCACCACCAGTCAGTGAAGAGATTCAGAAAGGCCTCGACCTCATCTTCGCAGGCATTCGACAACAGGAGGTACATATATAccatctatatacatatatgctaCCTacgatcttttatttcttatcgtcCCCATCTATctacctctatctctatcttttctttctttctctttctctctctctctctctctctctctctcttctttttacctACCCTGTTTCCTCGCGCAACATCCTTCTTCCTATCCCTTTCCATCTCTATCGTTCTGGAAGAACAAACTCTTGCGAAAACAACATCTTtgacgtttcttttctctttcgatatcTCGATCTTTCGGCTTAA
- the LOC124432733 gene encoding stabilizer of axonemal microtubules 1-like, which produces MINDKRSTSFSSNFKFLNRNYGDLPSRPIIRNKYLELYFYHRVKERRPLSIIEAKNKIRLDHDECCNCCCCCIPQPTAFEYVQPEVPKSFRPIRYYWKPDVPMEDNTTYRYSYWDGPRSLVEPIKPKDWLTVGDGCITDETTHKLSYLGNWCVKMEPSITPCDKQWLGRGPMQDETTQKHDYTWKSIIPPESIKARNSLYLPCASLSDDTTYRLSYFPSACYLPTESYAPKRDYCKPEVPMDGCTTYRLSYWSNEPPTKEDQPWRKKREYHQPVNTMENCTTYKLSYWPHCEKPRPPVIIQDTENILNADCCFNDNTTYQLSYFNCGGEKSDPIKSPENICVSSCPLSHDTIHRLSFLGNWCVTPEKSITPCDRQLLGRGPMQDETTQKHDYTWRQCIPPSEIRPEDNLMCAPIPLECCTTHKLSYIPNNHMALLRNNSYAPHRLYQRSNLPMESETTMRLSYQPVEPVVPVSKPWSKMPLYHSAITPIDDNTTYNLSYIPPGTLVPLSSCHAPCSMSNNCAVPSCQPCQPCQACPAS; this is translated from the exons atgatcaACGATAAAA GAAGCACTTCATTTAGCAGCAAttttaaatttctaaataGAAATTATGGAGATTTGCCCTCCCGACCC ataattcgaaataaatatttagaacTGTACTTTTATCATAGAGTTAAAGAAAGGCGTCCGTTGTCGATTATAGAAGcaaagaataaaattcga CTGGATCACGATGAATGCTGcaattgttgttgctgctgcatACCACAACCCACTGCTTTC GAATATGTTCAACCGGAAGTACCGAAATCCTTTCGACCAATTCGA taTTATTGGAAACCGGATGTTCCAATGGAAGATAACACAACTTATCGATATTCGTATTGGGACGGGCCTCGTTCACTTGTTGAACCGATAAAACCAAAAGATTGGTTAACTGTTGGTGATGGCTGTATAACCGACGAAACAACCcataaa CTGAGTTACTTGGGTAATTGGTGCGTTAAAATGGAACCATCCATTACACCTTGCGATAAGCAATGGCTTGGTAGAGGCCCTATGCAAGATGAAACTACTCAAAAACATGATTATACGTGGAAATCGATAATACCACCAGAAAGTATTAAGGCAAGAAACAGTTTGTATCTTCCTTGCGCTTCCCTTTCTG aTGACACGACTTATCGATTAAGCTATTTCCCTTCTGCTTGTTATCTTCCTACGGAATCTTATGCACCTAAAAGAGATTATTGCAAACCGGAAGTACCAATGGATGGTTGCACGACATATAGGTTGAGCTATTGGTCAAATGAACCACCAACAAAG GAAGATCAACCTTggcgaaagaagagagaatatcATCAGCCAGTTAATACTATGGAAAATTGTACGACGTATAAACTGAGCTATTGGCCACATTGTGAAAAACCTCGACCACCTGTTATCATACAGGATACAGAAAATATACTCAATGCAG ATTGTTGCTTCAACGATAACACAACTTATCAATTGAGTTACTTTAATTGTGGGGGTGAGAAAAGTGATCCCATAAAATCACCGGAAAACATTTGTGTGTCATCTTGTCCACTTTCTCACGATACCATTCATAga TTGAGCTTCCTAGGAAATTGGTGTGTTACACCCGAAAAATCTATAACACCATGTGATAGACAATTATTAGGGAGAGGACCTATGCAAGATGAGACAACACAAAAACATGATTACACTTGGCGACAGTGTATACCTCCGTCAGAAATACGACCAGAAGATAATCTTATGTGTGCTCCAATTCCATTGGAAT GTTGTACTACTCATAAATTGTCATACATACCAAACAATCATATGGCGTTGTTACGAAACAATTCGTACGCTCCACACCGTCTATATCAACGGTCAAATTTACCAATGGAATCAGAGACTACCATGCGTTTGAGTTATCAACCAGTTGAACCTGTGGTTCCAGTATCTAAACCTTGGAGCAAAATGCCATTATATCATTCAGCGATTACTCCTATAGATGACAATACAACGTATAATCTGAG CTACATACCACCTGGAACTCTGGTGCCATTGTCATCATGTCATGCACCTTGCTCTATGTCAAATAATTGTGCTG tACCATCATGTCAACCGTGTCAACCGTGTCAAGCCTGTCCTGCGTCATAG